The following proteins are encoded in a genomic region of Balaenoptera ricei isolate mBalRic1 chromosome 14, mBalRic1.hap2, whole genome shotgun sequence:
- the LOC132347666 gene encoding NADH dehydrogenase [ubiquinone] 1 alpha subcomplex subunit 13, which produces MAASKVKQDMPPLGGYGPIDYKRNLPRRGLSGYSMFAVGIGTLLFGYWSMMKWNRERRRLQIEDFEARIALMPLLQAEKDRRVLQMLRENLEEEAIIMKDVPDWKVGESVFHTTRWVTPTMGELYGLRMNEEILRATYGFMWYT; this is translated from the coding sequence ATGGCGGCGTCGAAAGTGAAGCAGGACATGCCCCCGCTGGGGGGCTACGGCCCTATCGACTACAAGCGGAACCTTCCCCGTCGGGGACTGTCGGGCTACAGCATGTTCGCCGTGGGCATCGGGACCTTGCTCTTTGGGTACTGGAGCATGATGAAATGGAACCGCGAACGCAGGCGCCTGCAGATCGAGGACTTCGAGGCCCGCATTGCACTGATGCCTCTGTTGCAGGCAGAGAAGGACCGGAGGGTTCTCCAGATGCTTCGGGAGAACTTGGAGGAGGAGGCGATCATCATGAAGGATGTGCCAGATTGGAAGGTGGGCGAGTCCGTGTTCCACACAACGCGCTGGGTGACCCCCACGATGGGCGAGCTCTACGGGCTGCGCATGAACGAGGAGATTCTCCGTGCCACCTATGGCTTCATGTGGTACACGTAG